One Candidatus Neomarinimicrobiota bacterium DNA segment encodes these proteins:
- the cas7b gene encoding type I-B CRISPR-associated protein Cas7/Csh2, which yields MANLSRNSEILFLYDAKQCNPNGDMDNENKPRMDWEAGRNLVSDVRLKRYIRDYLMQVKELPIFVRKLVDAGLRAQDSLALFKLTHLDGKKEEDLTLDDLKKVKGLEEIGDNLFDLVDIRIFGATIPIQVEEGRGASSTFTGPVQFNWGYSLNTIHELQESKTITSHLQTGKSEHGAGIGKDYRVNYSFLAFSGGINANVAQDTRMTEEDVQLLDEAIIKSIPLNRTRSKIGQTPRLYLRVEMTDNQTVLNDLREFVHLETSVPEPELRSIKECTVDATELQAYLGKFDGKIQKIHYWKDGNLSIDGLDLESAKFQELSY from the coding sequence ATGGCGAATTTATCTCGCAACTCGGAAATATTGTTTCTGTATGATGCAAAACAGTGTAATCCCAACGGTGATATGGACAACGAGAATAAGCCGAGAATGGACTGGGAGGCCGGCCGGAATCTCGTGAGTGACGTGCGGCTGAAACGATATATCAGGGATTACCTGATGCAGGTCAAAGAATTACCAATCTTTGTCCGAAAACTCGTCGATGCTGGATTACGTGCGCAGGATTCGCTGGCACTTTTCAAACTGACGCATTTGGATGGAAAGAAGGAAGAAGACCTAACTCTCGATGATTTGAAGAAAGTAAAGGGTTTGGAAGAAATCGGAGATAACCTCTTTGACCTCGTCGATATCCGAATATTTGGCGCAACAATTCCGATTCAGGTAGAAGAAGGACGTGGTGCCTCATCGACATTTACAGGCCCGGTGCAATTCAACTGGGGCTATTCGCTGAATACTATCCATGAATTGCAGGAGAGCAAAACCATTACTTCGCATCTGCAAACCGGGAAAAGCGAGCACGGCGCTGGTATCGGCAAAGATTACCGCGTTAATTACTCCTTTCTGGCGTTCAGTGGTGGTATTAATGCCAACGTAGCACAGGATACCCGAATGACAGAGGAGGATGTGCAATTGCTGGACGAAGCTATCATCAAGTCTATCCCGTTGAACCGGACGCGGTCAAAAATCGGACAGACACCCCGGTTGTATCTGCGGGTTGAAATGACAGATAATCAGACCGTACTAAACGATCTCCGTGAATTCGTTCATCTGGAAACCTCCGTGCCCGAACCTGAATTGCGATCCATCAAGGAGTGTACCGTAGACGCAACCGAACTACAGGCATATCTTGGTAAGTTCGACGGCAAAATCCAAAAGATTCATTACTGGAAAGATGGAAATTTAAGTATTGACGGGTTGGATCTGGAATCTGCGAAATTTCAGGAATTGAGTTACTAA
- the cas5 gene encoding CRISPR-associated protein Cas5 translates to MSEPKIPGLLTFQLTGKIAHFKKYYSNISSLTYEVPPRTVITGILASILEMPRDTYYETFSPQQSKIGVQLLSPVRKQVSCMNYVKKEGGPTQVRLELLLPREERLRFRIYCWHENAELFDSLFHRCKNHNLGYGVYLGQRAFRGYVEDAGMIPESDIQFLTDFSGKLDSLTFEENISGLSDTVGFDINSASMPNTMRKIDVGREQDSMVNTVFEMSGKGVPGRFKEAFRVRDKTISFYTPFVS, encoded by the coding sequence ATGTCCGAACCGAAAATTCCCGGATTACTGACATTCCAGCTCACCGGGAAAATTGCGCACTTTAAAAAGTACTACTCCAATATTTCCTCGTTGACCTACGAGGTGCCACCCCGCACGGTGATAACGGGAATCCTTGCCTCTATCCTGGAAATGCCAAGAGATACGTACTACGAGACATTCTCACCACAACAATCGAAAATCGGAGTGCAGCTGCTAAGTCCTGTGCGGAAGCAGGTCTCCTGTATGAATTACGTAAAAAAGGAGGGTGGGCCGACCCAGGTACGCTTGGAACTGCTCCTGCCCAGAGAGGAAAGACTCCGGTTCCGCATCTACTGTTGGCATGAAAATGCTGAACTCTTCGATAGCTTGTTCCATCGCTGTAAAAACCATAACCTCGGCTACGGTGTATATCTCGGACAACGAGCATTTCGAGGATACGTGGAGGACGCGGGAATGATCCCTGAATCGGATATTCAATTCCTGACAGATTTTTCTGGAAAGCTGGATTCTCTGACATTCGAGGAAAACATTTCCGGGTTAAGTGACACGGTTGGGTTTGACATCAACAGTGCCTCCATGCCGAACACCATGCGAAAAATTGATGTAGGACGCGAACAGGATTCCATGGTAAATACCGTTTTTGAAATGAGTGGCAAAGGCGTTCCGGGTAGGTTTAAGGAAGCGTTTCGAGTCCGGGACAAAACCATCTCTTTCTATACACCTTTTGTCTCATGA
- the cas8b gene encoding type I-B CRISPR-associated protein Cas8b/Csh1 has protein sequence MIESCYSIGKAKLQDLPPEESRKAFLDSQTIMPDHPFGLDESQNAYEIVVNLLPDKDQIKLELGKELIPENRTDFFAFELLGQRSKKIYFCTNNLYYHLTSIDEMLSYLDDKLSGKFPDFRQYIESIHSQFYTTTTDGKSCLNFQKLDSGQLKSFHGYLGDAEDKFTKVKSAFLELVSKDIYGQTRKGFANNINICSLKVDGKYFHKGRFARDYIDVVYYERFQRFFQDTEPMVQSEAVCSLCGQTKPVTGKINIPTKFYGTTDTIFFENLEQKSAYKSFASCEECYSWLMTGIDHTQQHFQDTLFRVKYYLIPNVQTIKKSQNLDAQVSYIQSILNYRSSDLHEELRSHDKLIDEMLTTNTRFDFLFYWLDQASFNVVESIPDVEFQQFHSLFGTIRNLHQTFYINLFDTPITLNSLYWLLFPNRFSHGKNPDSEIYRKELVRLFGSLVKGAPVQYRYLLRRFNDIFHKTYHKNERDLGILKRPLDMNILLSVFSANAKLQGSRQMNGEAKIFTEIPDDEIQKFFEVHENIYKGQPHRQGLVLLGSLMNGILYKQQQENKSSTVLDKLNFDGMPVRRLSTFVNEISEYLKLYDEYRYNTLRHAAMIDRLQGIENSSLTKDEVVFYILTGISLGKYIGIEAAREKQAEEKS, from the coding sequence ATGATTGAGTCATGTTATTCCATTGGAAAAGCGAAGTTACAGGATCTGCCACCAGAGGAAAGCCGGAAGGCTTTTCTTGATTCACAGACTATTATGCCTGACCATCCATTCGGGTTGGATGAGTCCCAGAATGCGTACGAAATAGTAGTCAATCTACTCCCCGATAAAGATCAGATTAAACTGGAGCTCGGGAAAGAACTCATTCCTGAGAACAGAACAGATTTTTTTGCGTTTGAATTATTGGGACAACGTAGTAAAAAAATCTATTTTTGTACTAATAACCTTTATTACCATCTCACCTCCATTGATGAAATGCTTTCGTATTTAGATGATAAATTGTCGGGAAAATTTCCGGATTTCCGGCAATATATCGAATCGATTCATTCGCAGTTTTACACAACTACTACGGATGGCAAATCTTGCCTGAACTTCCAAAAACTGGACTCAGGGCAGCTGAAGTCATTTCATGGTTATTTAGGTGACGCTGAAGATAAATTTACTAAAGTGAAAAGTGCATTTCTGGAGTTAGTAAGCAAAGATATCTATGGGCAAACCCGAAAAGGTTTTGCCAATAATATTAATATTTGTTCTCTCAAGGTCGATGGTAAATACTTTCATAAAGGTCGATTTGCCCGGGACTATATCGATGTGGTGTATTATGAACGTTTTCAACGGTTTTTCCAGGATACGGAACCTATGGTTCAATCTGAAGCAGTCTGTTCCCTTTGTGGACAGACAAAACCGGTTACGGGAAAGATAAATATCCCTACTAAGTTTTATGGAACGACAGATACCATATTTTTTGAAAATTTAGAACAGAAGTCAGCGTACAAATCTTTTGCCTCATGTGAAGAGTGCTATTCCTGGCTTATGACAGGAATCGATCATACACAACAGCATTTTCAGGATACCTTGTTTCGCGTGAAGTATTATCTGATTCCCAATGTTCAAACGATAAAAAAGTCTCAAAACCTGGATGCACAGGTAAGTTATATTCAAAGTATTCTGAATTATCGCTCCTCTGATTTGCACGAAGAATTGCGTTCTCATGATAAATTAATTGATGAAATGCTGACAACCAATACACGGTTCGATTTTCTATTTTACTGGTTAGACCAGGCGTCATTTAATGTCGTTGAAAGTATTCCTGATGTAGAATTCCAACAATTCCATAGTCTTTTTGGAACAATCAGGAATCTACACCAAACCTTTTATATAAATTTATTCGACACACCAATTACCTTAAATTCGCTGTATTGGTTACTTTTCCCGAACCGATTTTCTCATGGGAAAAATCCGGATAGTGAAATCTACAGGAAAGAATTAGTTAGACTATTTGGATCTTTAGTAAAAGGCGCGCCGGTACAATACCGTTATCTACTACGCAGATTCAACGATATTTTCCACAAAACCTATCATAAAAACGAACGTGATCTGGGGATACTTAAAAGACCATTGGATATGAATATCCTGTTATCTGTCTTTTCGGCAAATGCAAAACTGCAAGGGAGTCGGCAAATGAATGGAGAGGCAAAAATTTTTACAGAGATACCCGATGACGAGATTCAGAAGTTTTTCGAGGTGCATGAAAATATTTACAAAGGGCAGCCGCATCGCCAGGGATTAGTTCTGCTGGGTTCCCTCATGAATGGCATCTTGTATAAACAACAACAGGAAAATAAGTCTAGCACAGTGTTGGATAAATTGAATTTTGACGGTATGCCCGTGAGACGACTTTCAACGTTCGTTAATGAAATATCCGAATACCTTAAATTATATGATGAATACCGGTATAATACCCTCCGACATGCGGCCATGATCGACCGATTGCAGGGGATAGAAAATTCCTCACTGACAAAAGATGAGGTTGTGTTTTATATCCTGACGGGTATCTCGCTGGGCAAATATATCGGCATCGAAGCGGCAAGAGAAAAACAGGCAGAGGAGAAATCATAA